A window of the Candidatus Methylomirabilota bacterium genome harbors these coding sequences:
- a CDS encoding dihydrodipicolinate synthase family protein, with protein MSLTVRLPRPDGTLHEYRLTGQTPPAPPRGPIRSRIGFTAVHVVADPRAPINPTLEARLDWDATLAYRRHVWSLGLAVAEAMDTSQRGMGFDWDTAKELIRRSVGEARAIPGAVLASGAGTDHLEPGPRVTLADVEAAYEEQCAFIESVGGRIILMASRALTACAKGPDDYVKVYGRILAQAREPVIIHWLGEMFDPALAGYWGSHDRDRQTETLLAIVGEYAAKIDGVKISLLDQAREIAMRRRFPTAVRMYTGDDFDYPTTIRGDGARWSDALLGIFDVIAPAASAALHALDVGNVAAFDRILAPTLPLSRHVFGAPTRFYKTGVVFAAYLNGHQSHFRMVGGLESARSALHLAEQFVLMDRAGLLRDPDLAAERMRRVLAVAGVE; from the coding sequence ATGAGCCTCACGGTGCGGCTGCCGCGTCCCGACGGAACGCTCCACGAGTACCGCCTGACGGGCCAGACCCCGCCCGCGCCGCCGCGCGGGCCCATCCGGAGCCGCATCGGCTTCACCGCCGTGCACGTCGTCGCCGATCCGCGGGCGCCGATCAACCCGACGCTCGAGGCGCGCCTGGACTGGGACGCGACGCTCGCCTACCGGCGCCACGTCTGGTCGCTCGGCCTCGCCGTCGCCGAGGCCATGGACACCTCGCAGCGCGGGATGGGCTTCGACTGGGACACGGCGAAGGAGCTGATCCGCCGGTCGGTCGGCGAGGCGCGCGCGATCCCGGGCGCCGTCCTCGCGAGCGGCGCCGGCACCGACCACCTCGAGCCGGGGCCGCGCGTGACGCTCGCCGACGTCGAGGCCGCCTACGAGGAGCAGTGCGCGTTCATCGAGTCGGTCGGCGGCCGGATCATCCTGATGGCGAGCCGCGCGCTCACCGCGTGCGCCAAGGGCCCGGACGACTACGTGAAGGTCTACGGCCGGATCCTCGCGCAGGCGCGCGAGCCCGTCATCATCCACTGGCTCGGCGAGATGTTCGACCCGGCGCTCGCCGGCTACTGGGGGTCGCACGATCGCGACCGCCAGACCGAGACGCTGCTGGCGATCGTCGGCGAGTACGCGGCGAAGATCGACGGCGTCAAGATCTCGCTCCTCGACCAGGCGCGCGAGATCGCGATGCGGCGGCGCTTCCCGACGGCCGTCCGCATGTACACCGGCGACGACTTCGACTACCCGACGACGATCCGCGGCGACGGCGCGCGCTGGAGCGACGCGCTCCTCGGGATCTTCGACGTGATCGCGCCGGCGGCCTCGGCCGCGCTGCACGCCCTCGACGTGGGCAACGTCGCGGCGTTCGACCGGATCCTGGCGCCGACGCTTCCGCTCTCGCGCCACGTGTTCGGCGCCCCCACGCGCTTCTACAAGACGGGCGTCGTCTTCGCCGCGTATCTCAACGGCCACCAGTCGCACTTCAGGATGGTGGGCGGCCTCGAGAGCGCGCGCTCGGCGCTGCATCTCGCCGAGCAGTTCGTGCTGATGGACCGCGCGGGGCTGCTGCGCGACCCCGACCTCGCCGCCGAGCGGATGCGCCGCGTCCTCGCCGTCGCCGGCGTGGAGTAG